In one window of Astyanax mexicanus isolate ESR-SI-001 chromosome 18, AstMex3_surface, whole genome shotgun sequence DNA:
- the LOC125782546 gene encoding uncharacterized protein LOC125782546 isoform X3: MEKLCGVTAVHLEQLPGGAVQVVTAEGVVQLPDGVEQVVPTEEVVQLPGGAEQVVTAEEVVQLPGGAEQVVTAEEVVQLPDGAEQVVPAEEMVQLPGGAEQVVPAEEMVQLPGGAEQVVPAEEMVQLPSGAEQVVPAEEVVQLLGGAEQVVPAEEVVQLLGGAEQVVPAEEVVQLPGGAEQVVTAEEVVQLPGGAEQVVTAEEVVQLLDGAEQVVPAEEVRGPLAELNLL; encoded by the exons ATGGAAAAGCTATGTGGGGTCACAGCAGTACATCTggaacagctgccgggtggagcagtgcaggtggtcacagcagagggggTGGTACAACTGCCGGATGGAGTAGAGCAAGTGGTCCccacagaggaggtggtacagctgccgggtggagcagagcaggtggtcacagcagaggaggtggtacagctgccgggtggagcagagcaggtggtcacagcagaggaggtggtacagctgccggatggagcagagcaggtggtcccagcagaggagatggtacagctgccgggtggagcagagcag gtggtcccagcagaggagatggtacagctgccgggtggagcagagcaggtggtcccagcagaggagatggtacagctgccgagtggagcagagcaggtggtcccagcagaggaggtggtacagctgctgggtggagcagagcag gtggtcccagcagaggaggtggtacagctgctgggtggagcagagcaggtggtcccagcagaggaggtggtacagctgccgggtggagcagagcaggtggtcacggcagaggaggtggtacagctgccgggtggagcagagcaggtggtcacagcagaggaggtggtacagctgctggatggagcagagcaggtggttcCAGCAGAGGAGGTGAGGGGCCCACTGGCTGAACTGAACCTACTATAA
- the LOC125782546 gene encoding uncharacterized protein LOC125782546 isoform X1, with the protein MEKLCGVTAVHLEQLPGGAVQVVTAEGVVQLPDGVEQVVPTEEVVQLPGGAEQVVTAEEVVQLPGGAEQVVTAEEVVQLPDGAEQVVPAEEMVQLPGGAEQVVPAEEMVQLPGGAEQVVPAEEMVQLPSGAEQVVPAEEVVQLLGGAEQVVPAEEVVQLPGGAEQVVTAEEVVQLPGGAAQVVTAEQVVPAEEVVQLPGGAEQVVPAEEVVQLLGGAEQVVPAEEVVQLPGGAEQVVTAEEVVQLPGGAEQVVTAEEVVQLLDGAEQVVPAEEVRGPLAELNLL; encoded by the exons ATGGAAAAGCTATGTGGGGTCACAGCAGTACATCTggaacagctgccgggtggagcagtgcaggtggtcacagcagagggggTGGTACAACTGCCGGATGGAGTAGAGCAAGTGGTCCccacagaggaggtggtacagctgccgggtggagcagagcaggtggtcacagcagaggaggtggtacagctgccgggtggagcagagcaggtggtcacagcagaggaggtggtacagctgccggatggagcagagcaggtggtcccagcagaggagatggtacagctgccgggtggagcagagcag gtggtcccagcagaggagatggtacagctgccgggtggagcagagcaggtggtcccagcagaggagatggtacagctgccgagtggagcagagcaggtggtcccagcagaggaggtggtacagctgctgggtggagcagagcaggtggtcccagcagaggaggtggtacagctgccgggtggagcagagcaggtggtcacagcagaggaggtggtacagctgccgggtggagcagcgcaggtggtcacagcagagcaggtggtcccagcagaggaggtggtacagctgccgggtggagcagagcaggtggtcccagcagaggaggtggtacagctgctgggtggagcagagcaggtggtcccagcagaggaggtggtacagctgccgggtggagcagagcaggtggtcacggcagaggaggtggtacagctgccgggtggagcagagcaggtggtcacagcagaggaggtggtacagctgctggatggagcagagcaggtggttcCAGCAGAGGAGGTGAGGGGCCCACTGGCTGAACTGAACCTACTATAA
- the LOC125782546 gene encoding uncharacterized protein LOC125782546 isoform X2, protein MEKLCGVTAVHLEQLPGGAVQVVTAEGVVQLPDGVEQVVPTEEVVQLPGGAEQVVTAEEVVQLPGGAEQVVTAEEVVQLPDGAEQVVPAEEMVQLPGGAEQVVPAEEMVQLPGGAEQVVPAEEMVQLPSGAEQVVPAEEVVQLLGGAEQVVPAEEVVQLPGGAEQVVTAEEVVQLPGGAAQVVTAEQVVPAEEVVQLLGGAEQVVPAEEVVQLPGGAEQVVTAEEVVQLPGGAEQVVTAEEVVQLLDGAEQVVPAEEVRGPLAELNLL, encoded by the exons ATGGAAAAGCTATGTGGGGTCACAGCAGTACATCTggaacagctgccgggtggagcagtgcaggtggtcacagcagagggggTGGTACAACTGCCGGATGGAGTAGAGCAAGTGGTCCccacagaggaggtggtacagctgccgggtggagcagagcaggtggtcacagcagaggaggtggtacagctgccgggtggagcagagcaggtggtcacagcagaggaggtggtacagctgccggatggagcagagcaggtggtcccagcagaggagatggtacagctgccgggtggagcagagcag gtggtcccagcagaggagatggtacagctgccgggtggagcagagcaggtggtcccagcagaggagatggtacagctgccgagtggagcagagcaggtggtcccagcagaggaggtggtacagctgctgggtggagcagagcaggtggtcccagcagaggaggtggtacagctgccgggtggagcagagcaggtggtcacagcagaggaggtggtacagctgccgggtggagcagcgcaggtggtcacagcagagcag gtggtcccagcagaggaggtggtacagctgctgggtggagcagagcaggtggtcccagcagaggaggtggtacagctgccgggtggagcagagcaggtggtcacggcagaggaggtggtacagctgccgggtggagcagagcaggtggtcacagcagaggaggtggtacagctgctggatggagcagagcaggtggttcCAGCAGAGGAGGTGAGGGGCCCACTGGCTGAACTGAACCTACTATAA